The following coding sequences are from one Arthrobacter sp. PvP023 window:
- a CDS encoding DUF1326 domain-containing protein, with amino-acid sequence MPWHIEGTYFENCSCDMVCPYSTSGLTAPADDERCDVALAFRVETGEVDGVYVGSLTAVIAVEFLPGPGLFRCIGQLCPKGRTQSVPSALG; translated from the coding sequence GCACCTATTTTGAGAATTGCAGCTGCGACATGGTCTGCCCGTATTCCACTTCAGGGCTGACCGCGCCGGCGGATGACGAACGCTGCGACGTGGCATTGGCGTTCCGCGTCGAAACCGGCGAAGTAGACGGTGTCTACGTCGGCAGCCTGACCGCCGTCATTGCCGTGGAATTCCTGCCGGGTCCGGGACTATTTCGTTGCATCGGGCAGTTATGCCCCAAGGGCCGCACCCAGTCTGTGCCCAGCGCTCTTGGATGA